A portion of the Sulfuricurvum kujiense DSM 16994 genome contains these proteins:
- a CDS encoding glycosyltransferase, with amino-acid sequence MRVAVIVRSLNMGGMQRAAVSLAESFAHEGHESHLIYFKEKNRVFTPDTSVILHHFNLQKLSILSVVGLFSELFSRLLNIFIRNSYFLWSAPFLSFLFRYRLAALEKRYGRFDLIVIRGQGTFETLWPIKDPRYFQITESMFIPSDTRLKRFYFKFLYHQKNVICVSHAIQDKLLAIYKQTQTSPNRLNVIGNPLKAEEIRQKAEAFIPEISGSYILSVGRVTPNKNISLLIDAYTLLKSQNKITQKLVIIGTGHDLENVRHRAEESPYKDSIFLMGQISNPYPWMKHADLFVLSSKLEGLGLVLLEALACGTKVVSTKSQSGILDIMQGDLTRYLCEQNPESMAELIDTALHEEITLDFKSLVAPFSPQTIVQDFERLLNVSHSIT; translated from the coding sequence ATGCGGGTTGCTGTCATCGTCAGAAGTTTGAATATGGGGGGAATGCAGCGTGCAGCCGTCTCGCTAGCCGAATCGTTTGCCCATGAGGGACACGAATCCCATTTGATTTACTTCAAAGAAAAAAACAGGGTTTTCACACCGGATACATCGGTCATCCTCCACCATTTTAATCTTCAAAAATTATCCATACTATCGGTAGTAGGATTGTTTTCCGAACTTTTTTCCCGCCTCCTTAACATTTTCATCCGCAACAGCTATTTTTTATGGAGTGCTCCGTTTTTATCTTTTCTTTTTCGCTACCGGCTGGCAGCTTTAGAAAAACGATACGGTCGATTCGATCTGATCGTTATCCGCGGACAAGGGACATTTGAGACATTATGGCCGATCAAAGACCCCCGCTACTTCCAGATCACCGAGAGTATGTTCATCCCTTCCGATACCCGGTTAAAACGCTTTTATTTCAAATTTCTGTATCATCAAAAAAACGTCATCTGCGTATCCCATGCTATTCAAGATAAGCTGCTCGCTATTTATAAACAGACCCAAACCTCTCCGAACCGCCTGAACGTCATCGGCAATCCGCTCAAAGCGGAAGAGATTCGACAAAAAGCGGAAGCGTTCATCCCTGAAATCAGCGGATCCTACATCTTAAGTGTCGGTCGTGTTACCCCGAATAAAAACATCTCTCTTCTTATCGATGCGTACACACTTTTGAAAAGCCAGAACAAAATAACCCAGAAACTCGTTATTATCGGAACCGGTCACGATCTGGAGAATGTCCGGCACAGAGCGGAAGAAAGCCCCTATAAGGACTCTATATTTTTGATGGGACAGATCAGCAACCCCTACCCGTGGATGAAACACGCCGATCTTTTTGTCCTCAGCTCAAAATTAGAAGGGCTTGGACTGGTACTGCTCGAAGCGCTCGCCTGCGGTACCAAAGTCGTCTCAACCAAAAGTCAAAGCGGTATTCTCGATATTATGCAAGGAGATTTGACCCGATACCTTTGCGAACAAAATCCCGAGTCGATGGCAGAACTGATCGATACGGCGCTTCACGAGGAAATCACTCTCGATTTCAAATCGCTTGTCGCGCCGTTCTCACCGCAAACAATCGTTCAAGATTTTGAACGGCTGCTGAATGTTTCCCACTCCATAACATAA
- a CDS encoding PIG-L deacetylase family protein: MIFIVFGIVSYLILMMVIRKRQYKYKTNQDYTYLFNHETEQIDIKDVRFFDFSSLPANTTLILKINVKSSLFGHLFQPYIKIADSSKKEEAHYLEHGVNGIRYVDLSGFSASKGELNGCHCSFANKEAILYIFRNADSENQKILVLAPHADDAEIAAYGLYSSSDQSHVITVTVGEEGKCDYCGLYGSKQERALQKGKLRVHDALSVPALGDVPQERCAMLGYFGMSLKWMFEHRDQQAVSTSTGISDIRFFRRTDHTGFIKNETASATWDSLVRDLYSAIVSIKPEIIVTAHPDIDSNSDHIYTAYALVQALEQADMRDVKLYCYTNHHIYTEAYPYGPMFSTSALAPKFNTPFACDAIYSYQLDSKKQSDKFYALEAMHDLRDSTLVFGVKKAWSHFVKQLKRQIQQRDKSYFRRAVRPNELFYVMEWETFSSRSKS; this comes from the coding sequence ATGATTTTTATCGTATTCGGTATTGTGTCGTATTTAATTTTGATGATGGTGATCAGGAAAAGACAATATAAATACAAAACGAACCAAGACTATACCTATCTCTTTAATCATGAGACGGAACAGATTGACATAAAAGATGTACGTTTCTTCGATTTTTCGTCTCTCCCTGCAAACACTACCCTTATACTAAAAATAAACGTAAAAAGTTCCCTATTCGGGCATTTGTTTCAGCCTTATATTAAAATCGCTGACTCAAGCAAAAAAGAAGAGGCTCATTATCTGGAACACGGTGTAAACGGTATCCGCTACGTTGATCTCAGCGGTTTTTCCGCTTCCAAAGGCGAGTTGAATGGTTGTCACTGTTCATTCGCCAACAAAGAAGCAATACTTTACATCTTCCGTAATGCTGATTCGGAAAATCAGAAAATTTTGGTGTTGGCACCTCATGCCGATGATGCCGAAATCGCCGCATACGGGCTTTACAGCTCATCTGATCAAAGTCATGTCATCACGGTAACGGTCGGTGAAGAGGGCAAATGCGATTATTGCGGATTGTACGGCTCAAAACAAGAACGTGCGCTTCAGAAAGGGAAACTGCGGGTGCATGATGCGTTGAGCGTACCCGCATTGGGAGATGTCCCCCAAGAGCGGTGTGCAATGCTCGGCTATTTCGGAATGAGTTTGAAATGGATGTTTGAACACCGGGATCAACAAGCTGTTTCGACCTCCACCGGTATCAGCGATATCCGTTTCTTTAGACGGACGGATCATACCGGTTTTATCAAAAATGAGACCGCCTCCGCGACGTGGGATTCGCTGGTACGGGATTTATACAGTGCTATTGTTTCTATAAAACCGGAGATTATCGTTACGGCGCATCCGGATATCGATTCCAACAGTGATCACATCTATACGGCGTATGCTCTGGTGCAGGCTTTGGAACAAGCCGATATGAGGGACGTAAAGCTGTATTGCTATACCAATCACCACATTTATACCGAAGCCTATCCGTACGGCCCGATGTTTTCGACATCCGCATTGGCTCCGAAATTCAACACCCCTTTTGCGTGTGATGCTATCTATTCCTATCAGCTGGACAGCAAAAAACAATCGGACAAATTTTATGCCCTGGAAGCCATGCATGATTTGCGGGATTCGACTTTGGTTTTCGGTGTTAAAAAAGCATGGAGCCATTTTGTAAAACAGTTGAAAAGGCAAATCCAGCAGCGCGATAAAAGTTATTTTCGCAGAGCCGTACGCCCCAACGAACTGTTTTATGTTATGGAGTGGGAAACATTCAGCAGCCGTTCAAAATCTTGA
- a CDS encoding DUF1919 domain-containing protein: protein MKKFINKQRLKIKHFWHQRFLKHHDFTIISNNCWGTRTYQKFGIPYSSPFQSLFIFAPDFLNLITDFSVDKLTIEKFISYEDSKYKTELEKENLDKEDYPIGILKDGTELHFLHYKTAEDALDKWNRRVKRMNDKMIFKFSDGYASDDALIERFDALPYKHKICFTAKAYPHLKSVVYMDRFRQNGKVELEWKYDRKYINLHSFINAL, encoded by the coding sequence ATGAAAAAATTCATTAACAAACAGCGTTTAAAAATCAAACATTTCTGGCACCAGCGCTTTCTCAAACACCATGATTTCACTATAATATCGAATAACTGCTGGGGAACGCGCACGTATCAAAAATTCGGCATCCCCTACTCCTCTCCGTTTCAGAGCCTATTTATCTTTGCACCTGATTTTCTAAACCTTATCACCGATTTTTCGGTTGATAAACTGACAATCGAAAAATTTATTTCGTATGAAGATTCAAAATATAAAACCGAACTCGAAAAAGAGAACCTGGATAAAGAGGACTACCCTATAGGTATTTTAAAAGACGGTACCGAACTGCATTTTCTGCATTATAAAACCGCCGAAGATGCGCTTGATAAATGGAATCGGCGCGTTAAACGTATGAATGATAAAATGATTTTCAAATTCAGTGACGGCTACGCCTCCGACGACGCTTTAATAGAACGTTTCGATGCATTGCCGTACAAACATAAAATTTGCTTTACGGCAAAGGCGTACCCTCATTTAAAAAGTGTCGTCTATATGGACCGCTTCCGCCAAAACGGCAAAGTTGAGTTAGAATGGAAATATGACCGCAAATATATCAATCTCCACTCTTTTATCAACGCACTGTAA
- a CDS encoding UDP-glucose dehydrogenase family protein has translation MKISVIGTGYVGLVSGTCFAQMGNSVTCVDIDQGKIDKLIQGIIPIYEPGLEDMVLENYAKGTLKFTVDIQNAIASTGIAFIAVGTPMGEDGSADLQYVLAVAKSIGQHMQNYMVIVDKSTVPVGTAEKVRAAIQAELDTRGSDLVFDVVSNPEFLKEGAAIKDFMHPDRVVIGADSERAMKIMHDLYEPFMKNHDRFIGMDIKSAEMTKYAANAMLATKISFMNEMANICERVGADINKVRNGIGSDSRIGYSFIYPGCGYGGSCFPKDVQALAKTAKDFGYTPRILDAVEAVNYDQKHVISQKVFSRFGQNLEGKTFAVWGLAFKPETDDMREASAITIINDLTAKGAKIVAYDPKARHEAEKHYLKGNASVSYVDGKYEALDNADAIILVTEWQEFRSPDFEEMQKRLKNSIFFDGRNQFNKERMAEIGFEYFQIGV, from the coding sequence ATGAAAATATCAGTCATCGGCACCGGATACGTCGGATTAGTGAGCGGTACTTGTTTCGCGCAAATGGGGAACAGCGTCACCTGTGTCGATATCGATCAGGGAAAAATTGACAAACTCATTCAAGGGATCATCCCTATTTATGAGCCGGGTTTAGAAGATATGGTGTTGGAAAACTATGCCAAAGGGACGTTAAAATTTACGGTTGATATCCAAAACGCTATTGCCTCAACCGGCATCGCGTTTATCGCCGTCGGGACTCCGATGGGGGAAGACGGAAGCGCTGATTTGCAGTATGTTCTTGCCGTTGCCAAAAGTATCGGTCAGCATATGCAAAACTATATGGTCATTGTCGATAAATCGACCGTTCCGGTCGGTACGGCAGAGAAAGTGCGTGCCGCTATCCAGGCCGAACTTGACACACGCGGGAGCGATTTGGTTTTTGATGTCGTCTCGAACCCTGAATTTCTAAAAGAGGGCGCCGCGATCAAAGATTTCATGCATCCTGATCGTGTCGTTATCGGGGCTGACAGCGAGAGGGCGATGAAAATCATGCACGATTTGTATGAGCCGTTTATGAAAAACCATGACCGCTTCATCGGTATGGACATTAAAAGTGCCGAGATGACCAAATATGCGGCTAACGCCATGCTCGCGACCAAAATCAGTTTTATGAACGAGATGGCCAATATCTGCGAACGTGTCGGTGCGGATATCAATAAAGTGCGCAACGGGATCGGAAGCGACAGCCGTATCGGATACAGCTTTATCTATCCGGGATGCGGATACGGCGGAAGCTGTTTTCCCAAAGACGTTCAGGCATTGGCGAAAACAGCAAAAGATTTCGGCTATACACCGCGTATCTTAGATGCGGTCGAAGCGGTCAATTACGACCAAAAACATGTCATTTCCCAAAAAGTATTCAGCCGTTTCGGGCAAAATCTCGAAGGCAAAACATTCGCGGTATGGGGATTGGCATTTAAACCGGAAACCGATGATATGCGCGAAGCGAGCGCGATCACGATTATCAATGATCTGACCGCCAAGGGGGCAAAGATCGTCGCGTACGATCCGAAAGCGCGTCATGAAGCCGAAAAACACTATCTAAAAGGCAATGCGAGCGTCAGTTACGTTGACGGTAAATACGAAGCGCTCGACAATGCCGATGCGATCATCCTCGTCACCGAGTGGCAGGAGTTTAGAAGCCCCGATTTCGAAGAGATGCAAAAACGGCTCAAAAACTCAATTTTCTTTGACGGGCGCAATCAGTTCAATAAAGAGCGGATGGCAGAGATAGGATTTGAATACTTCCAAATCGGAGTTTGA
- a CDS encoding LTA synthase family protein: protein MKFYSRYTQIIAALLISLIAMMIPRITLWRMYSEDFSDLTFFELIGSFIMGFRVDIITLFTFLSLIILLLAFPVKWVHKRRFRIGMGMVWSTVLSTILLISFSDVLYYDFIHRHISNELFALANDTNIIVEMAFGSYLFYTIGASIFFVILSILFYKIFSAPLQHEKVSAKSWLGLIVLILVLFIGIRNSFSHKSFGLSDAYAVNKVSSGNLALNGFFCVYRTASSKKGGHHQLSDLNESILITQNLLQSDNARFDSQEVPLSRAFESKPKPRYNIVIVLLESWGAEHIDGFTRYKELNVTPYFKKLSNESLKFTNFYANGYRSIYGITSIYTGVTLPGGFDYLGSGLELSNLSYLGKIAKENGYKTIAMQGSNRRSYRVDAVSHLAGFDEYYGAEDMPNVETVEAGRAPKTGTYDYNLFHFLHQKLNSEKKPFIAFTFTSTNHSDFHLPSKKFERYPPDLRNYNGSLNTYLYADNAIERFMESVKKEPWFDNTIFIFTADHGTGDALCPIGKALRPNDKPLPSIEHFRIPLVIYAPKIFKPQEIKTLGSQNDIFPSILDLLGFNQPFSVMGNSLFDPSVKNRFVYFYAGDLIGYIGKEGYIKYNFKTVVESNATKHDTQKLQKELFAVDTAEAGLLKKNKWAH from the coding sequence TTGAAATTTTACTCCCGCTATACCCAAATAATCGCTGCCCTGCTCATAAGCCTTATCGCCATGATGATCCCCCGAATCACTTTATGGAGGATGTATTCCGAAGACTTTTCAGATTTAACTTTTTTTGAGTTAATCGGCTCTTTTATCATGGGTTTCAGGGTAGATATCATCACCCTCTTTACGTTCTTATCGCTTATTATCCTTTTACTCGCCTTTCCGGTTAAATGGGTTCATAAACGCCGTTTTCGTATCGGAATGGGGATGGTTTGGAGCACCGTGCTAAGCACCATACTTCTTATCTCGTTCAGCGACGTCCTCTATTACGATTTTATCCACCGCCACATCTCCAATGAACTTTTTGCTCTGGCAAACGATACCAATATTATCGTAGAGATGGCTTTCGGTTCCTATCTTTTCTATACGATCGGCGCTTCGATCTTTTTCGTCATTTTGTCCATTCTTTTTTACAAAATTTTCAGTGCCCCGCTCCAACATGAGAAAGTCAGTGCCAAAAGCTGGCTGGGACTGATCGTGCTCATCCTTGTTCTGTTCATAGGGATTCGAAACTCCTTCAGTCACAAATCGTTCGGTTTGTCCGATGCCTACGCCGTCAATAAAGTGAGTTCGGGAAATTTGGCCCTAAACGGCTTCTTTTGCGTGTATCGTACCGCCTCATCCAAAAAGGGGGGACATCATCAGCTCTCCGATTTAAACGAATCGATTCTCATAACACAAAATCTTTTGCAGAGTGACAATGCCCGCTTTGACAGCCAAGAGGTACCTCTTTCCCGTGCCTTTGAGTCCAAACCAAAGCCCCGTTACAATATCGTGATCGTATTGCTGGAATCATGGGGTGCGGAGCATATCGACGGATTTACCCGTTACAAAGAGCTAAATGTAACCCCGTATTTCAAAAAACTGAGCAATGAGAGTCTTAAATTTACCAATTTTTACGCTAACGGATACCGTTCAATCTACGGGATCACCTCAATATATACCGGTGTCACCCTCCCGGGCGGATTTGATTATCTCGGAAGCGGGTTGGAGCTTTCAAATCTCAGCTATTTAGGGAAAATCGCCAAAGAAAACGGCTATAAAACGATCGCGATGCAAGGTTCGAACCGCCGCTCGTATCGGGTAGATGCGGTTAGCCATTTGGCAGGGTTTGATGAATATTACGGTGCCGAAGATATGCCGAACGTCGAAACCGTCGAGGCGGGGCGTGCGCCGAAAACGGGAACGTATGATTACAACCTGTTTCATTTTTTACATCAAAAACTAAACAGTGAGAAAAAACCGTTTATCGCATTTACTTTTACCTCGACCAATCACAGCGATTTTCATCTCCCTTCTAAAAAATTTGAACGTTATCCGCCGGATTTGAGAAACTACAACGGATCATTAAATACCTACCTCTATGCGGACAACGCGATAGAGCGCTTTATGGAAAGTGTCAAAAAGGAACCGTGGTTTGATAATACGATTTTCATCTTTACGGCCGACCACGGAACCGGAGATGCCCTGTGCCCGATCGGTAAAGCGCTCCGTCCAAACGATAAACCTCTCCCCTCAATTGAGCATTTCAGAATACCGCTGGTAATTTATGCACCGAAAATCTTTAAGCCGCAAGAGATCAAAACACTGGGTTCCCAAAACGATATCTTCCCCTCAATACTTGATTTGTTAGGGTTTAATCAACCCTTTAGCGTCATGGGGAATTCTCTCTTCGACCCGTCCGTCAAAAACCGTTTTGTCTACTTCTACGCCGGTGACTTGATCGGCTATATCGGTAAAGAAGGATATATTAAATACAATTTCAAAACGGTTGTCGAAAGCAATGCCACGAAACACGATACGCAAAAACTCCAAAAAGAACTTTTTGCGGTGGATACCGCGGAAGCCGGTTTGCTAAAGAAAAATAAATGGGCGCACTGA
- a CDS encoding lipopolysaccharide kinase InaA family protein, which produces MGALNMMMKSEYQPQYAHLTPFFVDIKTIFENDTQSIHKARNELKIITLDEQKMVVKSFQIPHPINRVVYSFFRKTKAYKSYHNALRLINLEISTPMPVSYIEFYSADLLKNSYFISLYSPYDFTIREALHHKCSDYSDILRQFAAYTYDLHTKGVWHLDYSPGNILVQRMEEGYRFSIVDINRMAFREITPLEGCENFNKLWARDEDIEIMGREYARLSGLDESVAIREMKRHNDANKRVKNFKKRLKKVLKGDFSAPA; this is translated from the coding sequence ATGGGCGCACTGAACATGATGATGAAAAGCGAATACCAGCCTCAATATGCCCACTTGACCCCTTTTTTCGTAGATATCAAAACGATCTTCGAAAACGACACGCAAAGTATCCACAAAGCACGCAACGAGCTTAAAATCATTACATTGGATGAGCAGAAAATGGTCGTTAAATCCTTCCAGATTCCCCATCCGATTAATCGTGTCGTCTATTCCTTTTTTCGCAAAACCAAAGCGTACAAATCCTACCACAACGCGCTGCGTCTCATTAATCTTGAAATATCGACTCCGATGCCGGTCTCTTACATCGAGTTTTACAGTGCCGATTTGTTGAAAAACAGCTATTTTATCAGCCTCTATTCACCATACGATTTTACAATCCGCGAAGCGCTCCACCATAAATGCAGCGATTATTCCGATATTTTGCGTCAATTCGCCGCCTATACTTACGATTTGCATACAAAAGGGGTATGGCACCTCGATTATTCTCCGGGCAATATTCTGGTACAGCGTATGGAAGAGGGATATCGGTTTTCCATTGTCGATATTAATCGGATGGCGTTTCGGGAAATCACCCCTTTAGAGGGGTGTGAGAATTTTAATAAACTCTGGGCCAGGGATGAAGATATCGAAATTATGGGACGCGAATACGCCCGTTTAAGCGGATTGGATGAAAGCGTCGCTATACGTGAGATGAAACGTCATAATGACGCGAACAAGCGGGTCAAAAATTTTAAAAAACGGCTCAAGAAAGTGCTGAAAGGCGATTTTTCAGCTCCCGCTTAA
- a CDS encoding glycosyltransferase family 9 protein: MNILVVRNDKLGDFITALPTLYVLKHHNPSNRIIALVAPLNAKLAQSCDFIDEVIVDSSDDILELAFKIKEAKIDASITLFSNTRVALAQWIARIPLRIAPATKIAQIFYNRRITQRRSEVKMAEFEYNLELARALFSDISLNFPKPLLRYEGVEEVYREFCAEFGITKPVVAFHPGFGGSSDANWTIDEYIELVRIAESFENIDIVMTFGPDEEKLYKEAKALLGESRVKLYRSRGSVVDFAKLLSSFKLFISTSTGTYHLASAVGCETFTFFADTLFASASRWKSIGEKQHHFMIPLESEGRNAMFEMVKRELKNRLSALS, encoded by the coding sequence ATGAACATTTTAGTGGTGCGTAACGACAAGCTTGGGGACTTTATTACGGCGCTTCCGACATTGTATGTTCTCAAGCACCATAATCCCTCTAACCGTATTATCGCTCTGGTCGCTCCCTTAAATGCCAAACTGGCACAATCGTGCGATTTTATCGATGAGGTGATTGTCGATTCAAGCGATGACATCCTCGAATTGGCGTTTAAAATAAAAGAGGCGAAAATCGATGCCTCGATCACGCTTTTTTCCAATACCCGTGTGGCTCTGGCACAATGGATCGCCCGTATCCCGCTCCGTATCGCCCCCGCTACCAAAATCGCGCAAATTTTTTACAACCGCCGAATCACGCAGCGCCGAAGCGAGGTTAAGATGGCGGAATTCGAATACAATTTGGAACTCGCGCGAGCGCTCTTTTCAGATATCAGCCTCAATTTTCCGAAGCCTCTATTGCGCTATGAAGGTGTGGAGGAAGTTTACCGTGAGTTTTGCGCTGAATTTGGCATTACCAAACCTGTCGTCGCGTTCCATCCGGGCTTCGGCGGATCATCCGATGCCAACTGGACGATTGATGAATACATCGAACTGGTCCGTATTGCCGAGAGTTTTGAAAATATCGATATCGTGATGACGTTCGGTCCCGATGAGGAAAAACTCTATAAAGAGGCCAAAGCGTTACTGGGTGAGAGCAGGGTGAAACTGTACCGTTCACGCGGGAGCGTCGTTGACTTTGCAAAGCTTTTGAGCAGTTTTAAACTGTTTATAAGTACCTCGACGGGAACCTACCATCTGGCAAGCGCGGTAGGGTGCGAGACTTTTACCTTCTTTGCCGATACCCTTTTCGCCTCCGCTTCCCGCTGGAAAAGCATCGGAGAGAAACAGCATCATTTTATGATTCCGCTCGAATCTGAGGGGAGAAACGCGATGTTCGAGATGGTTAAGCGGGAGCTGAAAAATCGCCTTTCAGCACTTTCTTGA
- the waaF gene encoding lipopolysaccharide heptosyltransferase II, with protein sequence MKILVILPNWLGDALMATPALEALCSVYPDAELTLVGSYVSIEALKYHPRCVRHYVDETKKGGNRFANTYRFAKELGVHDMAITFRNQVHSSLLLFWSGTPLTAGRRSWHSRLLLTHSINPSHPSHLVEQYRDISQSLSPIPLVIGNLNLHIPPHRYNRPMLGINPGATYGSAKRWYPEKFAEVARAYSDKYEIILFGGPNEVGMANDIESRLNGIKVTNLAGKTSIQELCSFIGGLDLFITNDSGPMHVAAAYQVPTVAIFGPTRHAETSQWMNEKSYIVRHEMKCAPCMKRECPLGHHECMKSIEPEEVIEAVKNLTYNTLKQGRPQ encoded by the coding sequence GTGAAAATACTCGTCATTCTTCCCAACTGGCTCGGAGACGCCCTCATGGCTACCCCCGCACTCGAAGCTCTTTGCAGTGTCTATCCCGATGCCGAACTTACCCTTGTCGGCTCGTATGTCAGCATCGAAGCGCTCAAATACCACCCGCGATGTGTACGCCATTACGTCGATGAAACGAAAAAAGGGGGAAACCGGTTCGCTAACACTTACCGGTTCGCCAAAGAGCTGGGTGTCCATGATATGGCGATTACGTTTCGTAATCAGGTCCACTCATCCCTTTTGCTCTTTTGGAGCGGTACTCCCCTCACCGCGGGTCGACGCAGTTGGCATTCACGACTACTCCTCACTCACAGTATCAACCCTTCTCACCCTTCCCATCTGGTAGAGCAGTATCGCGATATTTCCCAAAGTTTGAGCCCTATCCCGCTTGTCATCGGAAATTTAAACCTTCATATCCCCCCTCACCGCTACAATCGTCCGATGCTCGGCATCAACCCCGGTGCGACCTACGGAAGCGCTAAACGGTGGTATCCCGAAAAATTTGCCGAAGTCGCCCGAGCCTACAGCGATAAATACGAGATCATCCTTTTCGGCGGACCGAATGAGGTGGGGATGGCAAACGATATCGAATCACGCCTGAACGGCATCAAGGTTACCAACCTCGCCGGAAAAACGTCGATACAGGAGCTGTGCAGCTTTATCGGAGGATTGGATCTCTTCATTACCAACGACAGCGGTCCGATGCACGTAGCAGCAGCCTATCAGGTACCGACCGTTGCTATCTTCGGTCCGACGCGCCACGCAGAAACGTCGCAATGGATGAATGAAAAAAGCTATATTGTACGGCATGAGATGAAATGCGCACCGTGCATGAAGCGTGAATGTCCTCTAGGACACCATGAATGTATGAAAAGTATCGAACCGGAAGAAGTAATTGAAGCGGTCAAAAATCTAACTTACAACACTCTAAAGCAAGGTCGCCCGCAGTAG
- a CDS encoding YfaZ family outer membrane protein has protein sequence MLKKIIVLFLMATSVFAAHQVSVNVNDQEVGGEIRLDMGRMGNSMSNAYIGARFLDGDKNNSKTIVDPDPLMEVSFMVMQPVRGVSGLKLGLGIKGEFTKIDSEGYTAIPLGVEAELKLPLNAPIGFYLNGAFYYAPSALCFKKGDSYTESRIGLDIEPIENARIGVGYRKIDTDLKTRNVTYNDAWYFAMRLDF, from the coding sequence ATGCTAAAAAAGATTATCGTATTATTTTTGATGGCTACTTCCGTCTTTGCGGCCCATCAAGTGAGTGTTAACGTCAATGATCAGGAAGTGGGCGGAGAGATCCGTTTGGATATGGGACGTATGGGCAATTCTATGAGCAATGCCTATATCGGCGCCCGCTTTTTAGACGGAGATAAAAACAACTCTAAAACGATTGTTGATCCCGATCCGTTGATGGAGGTATCATTTATGGTGATGCAGCCGGTGCGCGGAGTTTCAGGATTGAAATTGGGGCTTGGGATAAAAGGGGAATTTACCAAAATCGACTCCGAGGGATATACGGCTATTCCGTTGGGCGTAGAAGCGGAGTTGAAACTGCCGTTGAATGCCCCGATCGGATTTTATCTTAACGGTGCTTTTTATTATGCCCCTTCAGCCCTTTGTTTTAAAAAAGGGGACAGCTATACGGAGAGTCGAATCGGTTTGGATATCGAGCCGATAGAGAATGCCCGAATCGGTGTCGGATACCGAAAAATCGATACCGATTTGAAAACACGCAACGTCACCTATAATGACGCGTGGTATTTTGCAATGAGGCTCGATTTTTAA